One window of Mesorhizobium sp. WSM4904 genomic DNA carries:
- a CDS encoding ABC transporter permease: MLAFLVRRLALSLITLFLLSVMVFLGGQVLPGNVGRAILGPFADQRAVDALDHSLGVDRPLLVQYGSWIWNFLHGDMGTSYIFRAPVAPFVVDALGNSMKLALVAFVLVVPIGILGGVIAALNLNRPLDRIISLGGLSVTVLPEFVTGIILILIFGVWLRWLPIAAAWPKSAGFFTQLYYLILPSLPLFLVLFGYIARMARSGMIEALDSDYTRTAVLKGLPWRTVIWRHVLRNALLPTITVIATQTGYLIGGLVVIETLFRYQGIGSLIFTAARGKDFPMLEAGILTIGIVYAVATLVADFLYSVLNPRIRLGAEQ, translated from the coding sequence ATCCTCGCTTTCCTCGTCCGGCGCCTCGCCCTGTCGCTCATCACGCTGTTCCTGCTCAGCGTCATGGTGTTCCTCGGCGGCCAGGTGCTGCCCGGCAATGTCGGGCGCGCCATCCTCGGACCGTTCGCCGATCAGCGCGCCGTCGACGCGCTCGACCACTCGCTCGGCGTCGACCGGCCGCTGCTCGTCCAATACGGCAGCTGGATCTGGAATTTCCTGCATGGCGACATGGGCACGTCCTACATTTTCCGCGCGCCGGTGGCGCCCTTCGTCGTCGACGCGCTCGGCAATTCGATGAAGCTGGCGCTCGTCGCCTTCGTGCTGGTGGTGCCGATCGGCATCCTCGGCGGCGTCATCGCCGCGCTCAACCTCAACCGGCCGCTCGACCGCATCATCAGCCTCGGCGGCCTGTCGGTGACGGTGCTGCCGGAATTCGTCACCGGCATCATCCTGATCCTGATCTTCGGCGTATGGCTGCGCTGGCTGCCGATCGCCGCGGCCTGGCCGAAAAGCGCCGGCTTCTTCACCCAGCTCTATTATCTCATCCTGCCGTCGCTGCCGCTGTTTCTGGTGCTGTTCGGCTATATCGCGCGCATGGCGCGGTCCGGCATGATCGAGGCGCTCGATTCCGACTATACGCGCACCGCCGTGCTGAAGGGCCTGCCGTGGCGCACGGTGATCTGGCGGCATGTGCTGCGCAATGCGCTGCTACCGACCATCACCGTCATCGCCACGCAGACCGGCTATCTGATCGGAGGGCTGGTCGTGATCGAGACCCTGTTCCGCTACCAGGGCATCGGCTCGCTGATCTTCACCGCCGCGCGCGGCAAGGATTTCCCGATGCTCGAGGCCGGCATCCTCACCATCGGCATCGTCTATGCTGTGGCTACTTTGGTCGCCGACTTCCTCTATTCCGTGCTCAATCCGCGCATCCGGCTGGGAGCAGAGCAATGA
- a CDS encoding ABC transporter permease, whose protein sequence is MSATDTPANVPAPDAASRRGPWGEVLHSLLRSGTFLTGLGIVLFWIVCALFGEHFVPYDPLADDIINALAPPSAEHWFGTDQIGRDVFSRVIVGSRDILTVAPLATLLATVAGTALGLLIGYFRGIVDDIVSRVLEAFMAIPVVIIALLAIVALGTSKITVIVVIGLSFAPIIARTVRSAVLAERELDYVAAAKLRHEGALHTMFVEILPNVIPPILVETTVRLGYAIFAVATLSFMGFGIQPPSPDWGLSISSNYGMIGGGFWWTVLFDALAIASLVIGVNLVADGVHGAFND, encoded by the coding sequence ATGAGCGCGACGGACACTCCTGCGAACGTTCCCGCACCCGACGCCGCTTCACGGCGCGGCCCCTGGGGCGAGGTGCTGCACTCGCTGTTGCGGTCCGGCACCTTCCTGACCGGGCTCGGCATTGTCCTGTTCTGGATCGTCTGCGCGCTGTTCGGCGAGCATTTCGTGCCTTACGACCCGCTTGCCGACGACATCATCAACGCGCTGGCGCCGCCCTCGGCCGAGCACTGGTTCGGCACCGACCAGATCGGCCGCGACGTCTTCTCGCGCGTCATCGTCGGCTCGCGCGATATCCTGACCGTGGCGCCTTTGGCCACCTTGCTCGCGACCGTCGCCGGCACCGCGCTCGGCCTGCTGATCGGCTATTTCCGCGGCATCGTCGACGATATCGTCAGCCGTGTCCTCGAAGCCTTCATGGCGATCCCGGTCGTGATCATCGCGCTGCTCGCCATCGTCGCGCTGGGCACCTCGAAGATCACCGTCATCGTCGTCATCGGCCTGAGCTTCGCGCCGATCATCGCCCGCACCGTGCGCTCGGCGGTGCTCGCCGAACGCGAGCTCGACTATGTCGCGGCGGCAAAGCTGCGCCACGAGGGCGCGCTGCATACCATGTTCGTCGAGATCCTGCCCAACGTCATCCCGCCGATCCTGGTCGAGACGACGGTGCGGCTCGGCTACGCCATCTTCGCCGTCGCCACGCTCTCCTTCATGGGCTTCGGCATCCAGCCGCCCTCGCCCGACTGGGGGCTCTCGATCTCCAGCAATTACGGCATGATCGGCGGCGGCTTCTGGTGGACCGTGCTGTTCGATGCGCTGGCGATCGCCTCGCTGGTGATCGGCGTCAACCTGGTGGCCGACGGCGTCCATGGAGCGTTCAATGACTGA
- a CDS encoding ABC transporter ATP-binding protein, whose protein sequence is MTDTNALELNDLSVAYRVGGRNRAVLRNVSFTIGRGEAYGLVGESGCGKSTAALSVVRYLPRNGSITGGSIALDGKDVMKLDAEALRRARAESVSMVYQDPGKALNPSLRIGRQLTEIFELAGISGQAAGDKAIAMLNLVRISDPVSVMQRYPHQLSGGMQQRVAIAMALANDPSMLILDEPTTGLDATVEAEVLDLIAQLRRELSASILFISHNLAVVSNMCDRVGVLYAGMLVEEGSTKDVFNDPRHPYTVALLRCLPRGGQRKDQGRLDTIPGFLPGIGANIVGCAFADRCALATERCRSEPPPLYDLGEGRLSRCHYHDKAQSLPRATPAEVPAVAPKQAPPVLRVEGLNKTYASHGRPLRAVKDVSVSLRPGETLGLVGESGSGKTTFARLLLGLVSPDDGGSIELEGRELAPRLASRSEDQVKAVQIVFQNPDSALNRSHSIRHILSRALKRLGGLTGKTLDTRLEELVRSVRLTDRHLAVKPRQLSGGLKQRVAIARAFAGDPRIVVCDEPTSALDVSVQAAILNLLADLQSKQDVSYIFISHDLGVVRYLSDKIAVLYLGRIMEFGPSEAVFSGPHHPYTEALLSAVPKLDRTENSRIRLDGEIPSAANPPTGCVFHTRCPRKIGAICETQEPELTEAEPGHTIRCHIPFAELARLQKPKPIAPQPA, encoded by the coding sequence ATGACTGACACGAACGCGCTCGAGCTCAACGATCTCTCGGTCGCCTATCGCGTCGGCGGCCGCAACCGGGCGGTGCTGCGCAATGTCAGCTTCACCATCGGCCGCGGCGAAGCCTACGGACTGGTCGGCGAATCCGGCTGCGGCAAATCCACCGCGGCGCTGTCGGTGGTGCGCTACCTGCCGCGCAACGGCTCGATCACCGGCGGCTCGATCGCGCTCGACGGCAAGGATGTGATGAAGCTCGACGCCGAGGCGCTGCGGCGCGCCCGCGCGGAAAGCGTGTCGATGGTCTACCAGGATCCCGGCAAGGCGTTGAACCCGTCGCTGCGCATCGGACGGCAACTGACCGAGATCTTCGAGCTTGCCGGCATCTCGGGACAGGCGGCGGGCGACAAGGCGATCGCGATGCTGAACCTTGTGCGCATCTCCGATCCGGTGAGCGTCATGCAGCGCTATCCGCACCAGTTGTCCGGCGGCATGCAGCAGCGCGTGGCGATCGCCATGGCCTTGGCCAACGACCCATCGATGCTGATCCTCGACGAGCCGACGACCGGCCTCGACGCGACGGTCGAAGCCGAAGTGCTCGACCTGATCGCCCAACTGAGAAGGGAGCTGTCGGCATCGATCCTGTTCATCAGCCACAACCTCGCCGTCGTCTCCAACATGTGCGACCGGGTCGGCGTGCTCTATGCCGGCATGCTGGTCGAGGAAGGCTCGACCAAGGACGTGTTCAACGACCCGCGCCATCCCTACACGGTGGCGCTGCTGCGCTGCCTGCCGCGCGGAGGCCAGCGCAAGGACCAGGGCCGGCTCGACACCATCCCCGGCTTCCTGCCCGGCATCGGCGCCAATATCGTCGGCTGCGCCTTCGCCGACCGCTGCGCGCTGGCAACGGAGCGCTGCCGCAGCGAGCCGCCGCCGCTTTACGATCTGGGTGAAGGCCGGCTGTCGCGCTGCCACTATCACGACAAGGCGCAGTCGCTGCCGCGCGCCACGCCCGCCGAGGTTCCTGCCGTGGCGCCCAAGCAGGCGCCACCCGTGCTGCGGGTCGAGGGGCTGAACAAGACCTATGCCAGCCATGGCCGTCCGCTGCGGGCGGTGAAGGACGTCTCGGTCAGCCTGAGGCCCGGCGAGACGCTAGGGCTGGTCGGCGAATCCGGCAGCGGCAAGACCACCTTCGCGAGGCTTTTGCTCGGCCTCGTCTCGCCGGACGACGGCGGCAGCATCGAGCTCGAAGGCAGAGAATTGGCGCCGCGGCTCGCCAGCCGCTCGGAAGACCAGGTCAAGGCGGTGCAGATCGTCTTCCAGAACCCGGACTCGGCGCTCAACCGTTCGCATTCGATCCGGCACATCCTCAGCCGCGCCTTGAAGCGGCTTGGCGGGCTCACCGGCAAGACGCTGGACACGCGGCTCGAAGAGCTTGTCCGCTCGGTGCGCCTCACCGACCGCCATCTCGCGGTCAAGCCGCGGCAGCTTTCGGGCGGGCTGAAGCAGCGCGTGGCGATCGCGCGCGCCTTCGCCGGCGATCCGCGCATCGTCGTCTGCGACGAGCCGACCTCGGCACTCGACGTCTCGGTGCAGGCGGCGATCCTCAACCTGCTCGCCGACCTGCAGTCGAAGCAGGATGTCAGCTACATCTTCATCTCGCACGACCTCGGCGTGGTGCGTTATCTGTCCGACAAGATCGCGGTGCTCTATCTCGGCCGCATCATGGAGTTCGGGCCGTCGGAAGCAGTCTTCTCCGGCCCGCATCACCCCTATACCGAGGCGCTGCTGTCGGCCGTGCCTAAACTCGACCGGACGGAGAACTCGCGCATCCGCCTCGACGGCGAAATCCCGAGCGCGGCCAACCCGCCGACAGGCTGCGTCTTCCACACGCGCTGCCCGCGCAAGATCGGCGCGATCTGCGAGACGCAGGAGCCGGAGCTGACGGAGGCCGAACCGGGGCACACGATCCGCTGCCACATTCCTTTTGCGGAATTGGCACGGCTGCAGAAGCCGAAACCGATCGCCCCCCAACCGGCGTGA
- a CDS encoding SDR family oxidoreductase, whose protein sequence is MSFDLGLGGTRALVTGGTRGIGAAVVDALHQAGARVVTTARNAPAISSRNVNYIAADMTTAEGCAKVVGGVLDLFGGVDIIVHVVGGSSAPPGGFAVLDDAEWFRELDRNLMPAVRVDRALLPGMVAQGAGVVVHVTSIQSRLPLPQSTTAYAAVKAALSTYSKSLSKEVTPKGVRVLRVSPGWVETEASVALATRLATQAGTDYEGGKQIIMDALGGIPLGRPAKPSEVANLIAFVVSPRAGAVSGAEFIIDGGTVPTV, encoded by the coding sequence GTGAGCTTCGATCTTGGCCTCGGCGGAACACGCGCTCTGGTGACCGGTGGGACAAGGGGGATTGGGGCGGCCGTTGTCGACGCGCTCCACCAGGCGGGCGCGCGCGTCGTGACGACAGCGCGCAACGCACCGGCAATCTCGTCCCGGAATGTCAACTATATCGCCGCCGACATGACGACGGCCGAAGGCTGCGCCAAGGTGGTTGGAGGCGTGCTCGATCTGTTTGGCGGCGTGGACATCATCGTCCATGTGGTGGGCGGTTCATCCGCGCCGCCGGGCGGCTTTGCCGTCTTGGATGATGCGGAGTGGTTCAGGGAACTGGACCGCAACTTGATGCCGGCCGTCCGGGTGGACCGGGCGCTCCTGCCCGGCATGGTGGCGCAAGGGGCCGGCGTAGTCGTGCATGTCACCTCCATCCAAAGCCGCCTGCCGCTTCCGCAATCCACGACTGCCTACGCGGCCGTCAAAGCCGCTCTTTCGACCTACAGCAAGAGCTTGTCGAAAGAGGTCACGCCGAAAGGTGTTCGAGTGCTTCGGGTTTCACCCGGTTGGGTGGAGACGGAGGCTTCGGTTGCGCTGGCCACCCGACTGGCCACGCAGGCAGGCACCGATTACGAGGGCGGCAAGCAGATCATCATGGATGCGCTGGGTGGCATTCCGCTCGGCCGGCCGGCCAAACCGTCGGAGGTCGCCAATTTGATTGCCTTCGTGGTTTCCCCGCGTGCTGGAGCGGTGTCGGGCGCCGAATTCATCATCGATGGCGGCACCGTGCCGACCGTATAG
- a CDS encoding nuclear transport factor 2 family protein, translating into MSVALPGPIGAYFAADRNDFDVAFCFTENAVVVDERQIHLGREAIRRWRAEASRKYSYVAEPLAVSDVNGQTMVTARLSGNFPGSPVDLRYAFVLEKDQIARLEITL; encoded by the coding sequence ATGTCGGTCGCCCTGCCTGGGCCGATCGGGGCCTATTTTGCTGCCGATCGGAACGATTTCGATGTCGCCTTTTGCTTTACCGAAAACGCTGTCGTCGTGGACGAGCGGCAAATCCACTTGGGCCGCGAAGCCATACGCCGGTGGCGCGCGGAAGCTTCGAGGAAATACAGCTATGTCGCGGAGCCGCTTGCGGTAAGTGATGTGAACGGTCAGACCATGGTGACGGCACGACTGAGCGGGAACTTTCCCGGTAGTCCGGTCGATCTGCGTTACGCATTCGTCCTTGAGAAGGATCAGATCGCGCGGCTGGAGATCACGCTGTGA
- a CDS encoding helix-turn-helix domain-containing protein: MTRTDRKVRYPPESKSHGHTRETAAEGVEKALKLLEGRWKLTILFHLFGGQVLRFSDLERAIPAVSQKMLIQQLRQMESDGIVRRIVHHQVPPKVEYCLTEWGQALCPALDALLSWAEQTPGLAAAKPA; encoded by the coding sequence ATGACAAGAACCGACAGAAAAGTAAGGTACCCACCGGAAAGTAAGTCGCACGGCCATACCCGCGAAACGGCGGCGGAGGGCGTCGAGAAAGCCCTAAAGCTTCTCGAAGGCCGGTGGAAACTGACGATCCTGTTTCACCTGTTCGGAGGCCAGGTCCTGCGGTTTTCGGACCTTGAGCGCGCGATTCCCGCCGTGTCGCAGAAGATGCTGATCCAGCAGCTTCGGCAAATGGAAAGCGACGGCATCGTGCGCCGCATCGTCCACCATCAGGTGCCACCCAAAGTGGAGTATTGTCTTACGGAATGGGGGCAGGCGCTCTGCCCGGCGCTGGATGCGTTGTTGTCCTGGGCAGAGCAAACGCCCGGGCTTGCAGCAGCCAAGCCGGCGTGA
- a CDS encoding LysR family transcriptional regulator yields the protein MDTENLRSFLEVAEHGSFTVAAHRLNLAQSTVSARIRGLEEQLGRKLFVRDSDGVTLTPAGRQFLPHASTITRTWEQSRQDIAVPDGYETLLRLTAPAYLWDSITSPWIDWMRAKRPNVALRLEGSFPDLAIDQMAEGLLDICILYLPKPHPGIVYETLAVDQVVLVQHTAQAGPWTQNYILMDWGLEFRVEHDRAFAGMVKPAISAGLVFIGLQHVLSQRAAAYLPLSAVSAHIERGELRRVEDTPVFQRPIYLAYPENQASSDTLNVALAGLRGLALNLTTGQGFAEGDRAFSMADRASA from the coding sequence ATGGATACCGAGAATCTGCGCAGTTTCCTGGAGGTCGCGGAGCATGGCAGTTTCACCGTCGCCGCCCACCGGCTGAACCTTGCCCAGTCCACCGTCAGCGCGCGCATTCGCGGCCTGGAAGAGCAGTTGGGGCGCAAGCTGTTCGTCCGCGACAGCGACGGCGTCACGCTGACGCCGGCCGGCCGGCAGTTCCTGCCGCATGCCTCCACGATCACCCGCACCTGGGAGCAGTCGCGCCAGGATATCGCGGTTCCCGATGGCTACGAGACGCTGCTGAGGCTCACCGCTCCCGCCTATCTCTGGGACAGCATCACCTCGCCCTGGATCGACTGGATGCGGGCGAAGCGGCCGAACGTGGCGCTCAGGCTGGAAGGCAGCTTTCCGGATCTCGCGATCGACCAGATGGCCGAGGGCCTGCTCGACATCTGCATCCTCTATCTGCCCAAGCCTCATCCCGGCATCGTCTATGAGACATTGGCCGTCGATCAGGTGGTGCTCGTCCAGCATACGGCGCAGGCCGGGCCGTGGACACAGAATTACATCCTGATGGACTGGGGGCTGGAATTCCGCGTCGAGCACGACCGCGCCTTCGCCGGCATGGTGAAGCCGGCGATCTCGGCCGGGCTGGTGTTCATCGGCCTGCAGCATGTGCTGTCGCAACGGGCGGCCGCCTATCTGCCGCTGAGCGCCGTCAGCGCTCACATCGAGCGCGGCGAGTTGCGGCGCGTCGAGGACACGCCGGTGTTCCAGCGCCCGATTTACCTCGCATACCCGGAGAACCAGGCCTCGTCAGACACGCTGAATGTCGCGCTGGCAGGATTGCGAGGCTTGGCGCTGAACCTGACGACGGGCCAGGGGTTTGCCGAAGGCGACCGCGCCTTCAGCATGGCGGATCGGGCGTCAGCCTGA
- a CDS encoding ABC transporter substrate-binding protein encodes MPKHFRTIDAARRHLSAIENSAIDELLAGRIGRREFLRHGSVLGLSLPFLGGIASAVGLGAPEARAEGKPGGTVRAGVAVPGGAIDPVTFYDSGSYQLVFQTAEFLCVTQPDLTLKPVLAESWSPNADGSVWTFKLRKGVKFHNGEDFKADDVVATFNRLADPNGASNALSVFKGLLSKGSTRKVDDHTVEFHLDAPNGSFPYSVSIDNYNAVILPASYKGDYEKTFEGTGPFRLESYTPKVGASFVRNPDYWGEKALPDRLEFKFYADVQPRILALQAGEVDVLDAIPLDVSQVVLGNPDITVLRVASTAHRQLHMRCDMAPFTDKRVRQALALCIDRSKLVDGLCRGMAATGNDSPFAPAFPATDKSVAQRTQDIAKAKQLIEAAGLANGFDMTLTTLRYSDIPGYAQLFQNFAKEIGARISLNIEDQDKYYGKAVFGQSDWLDSPLGITDYAHRSVPNVFLKSPLVSDGPWNAAHFKNTAYDGLVTGYLKALDLDSQRKAASDIQKLLLDETPVIFSYFPDLLVPVRKNVGGLPPIAAGLLLDRVSIG; translated from the coding sequence ATGCCGAAGCATTTCAGGACGATCGACGCCGCTCGCAGACATCTCAGCGCAATCGAAAATTCCGCTATCGACGAATTGCTCGCCGGCAGGATCGGGCGTCGCGAATTCCTGCGCCATGGCAGCGTGCTCGGCCTGTCGCTGCCCTTCCTCGGCGGCATCGCCTCGGCGGTCGGACTTGGCGCTCCTGAAGCGCGTGCCGAAGGCAAGCCGGGCGGCACGGTGCGTGCAGGCGTCGCCGTGCCCGGCGGCGCCATCGACCCGGTGACTTTCTATGACAGCGGCAGCTACCAGCTCGTCTTCCAGACGGCCGAATTCCTGTGCGTGACGCAGCCGGACCTCACGCTGAAACCGGTGCTGGCGGAAAGCTGGTCGCCCAATGCCGACGGCAGCGTGTGGACCTTCAAGCTGCGCAAGGGCGTGAAATTCCACAATGGCGAAGACTTCAAGGCTGACGACGTGGTGGCGACCTTCAACCGGCTCGCCGATCCGAACGGCGCATCCAATGCGCTGTCGGTATTCAAGGGCCTGCTGTCGAAGGGCAGCACGCGCAAGGTCGACGACCACACCGTCGAGTTCCATCTCGACGCGCCGAACGGCAGCTTCCCCTATTCGGTGTCGATCGACAATTACAACGCCGTCATCCTGCCGGCGAGCTACAAGGGCGACTACGAGAAGACCTTTGAAGGCACCGGCCCGTTCCGGCTCGAAAGCTATACGCCGAAGGTCGGCGCGAGCTTTGTGCGCAATCCCGATTACTGGGGCGAGAAGGCGCTGCCCGACCGGCTGGAGTTCAAATTCTACGCCGACGTGCAGCCGCGTATCCTGGCGCTGCAGGCGGGCGAGGTCGACGTGCTCGACGCCATCCCGCTCGACGTCAGCCAGGTGGTGCTCGGCAATCCGGACATCACCGTGCTTCGCGTCGCCTCGACCGCGCATCGCCAGCTCCACATGCGCTGCGACATGGCCCCCTTCACCGACAAGCGGGTGCGCCAGGCGCTGGCCTTGTGCATCGACCGCTCCAAGCTGGTCGACGGGCTCTGCCGCGGCATGGCGGCCACCGGCAATGACAGCCCGTTCGCGCCGGCCTTCCCCGCTACCGACAAGTCGGTGGCGCAGCGCACGCAGGACATCGCCAAGGCCAAGCAGCTGATCGAAGCAGCAGGCCTCGCGAACGGCTTCGACATGACGCTGACGACGCTGCGCTATTCCGACATTCCGGGCTACGCGCAGCTCTTCCAGAACTTCGCCAAGGAGATCGGCGCGCGCATCTCGCTCAACATCGAGGACCAGGACAAATATTACGGCAAGGCGGTGTTCGGCCAGTCGGACTGGCTGGATAGCCCGCTCGGCATCACCGACTACGCGCATCGCAGCGTGCCGAATGTGTTCCTGAAAAGCCCGCTGGTCAGCGACGGCCCCTGGAACGCGGCGCATTTCAAGAACACCGCCTATGACGGGCTGGTCACCGGCTATCTCAAGGCGCTCGATCTCGATTCACAGCGCAAGGCCGCGTCCGATATCCAAAAGCTGCTGCTCGACGAGACGCCGGTGATCTTTAGCTATTTCCCGGACCTCTTGGTGCCGGTGCGCAAGAATGTCGGCGGCCTGCCGCCGATCGCCGCCGGCCTGCTGCTCGACCGGGTATCGATAGGCTGA
- a CDS encoding DUF427 domain-containing protein — MIARKSLAANDEERTTTIRKPHLRGRGPHFPLLDSIVQYEFEPGYVAFTMPSPKRLRVQVGPMIVADTTKGLVFYESDHLPVYYFPMSDVREEFLLPSRTTTEDPFKGTATHYSLNTGITLVEDGAWRYLDPVKGCPPIADYISFYWPKMTHWWEEDEEIFVHARDPFRRVDCLPSSRRVQVILDGEQVADSRRGVFLFETGHPVRHYLPISDTRLDMFTPSRYISRCPYKGISNYYHVTTPKKRHENLVWYYPEPVHEAERIKGLVCFHHELVDKILVDGVEIPKEATAASDGYF; from the coding sequence ATGATCGCGCGCAAGAGCTTGGCCGCGAACGACGAGGAAAGGACGACGACCATTCGCAAGCCTCATTTGCGCGGCCGCGGGCCGCATTTCCCGCTGCTTGACAGTATCGTGCAATATGAGTTCGAACCGGGCTATGTCGCCTTCACCATGCCCTCGCCCAAGCGGCTGCGCGTGCAGGTCGGGCCGATGATCGTCGCCGACACCACCAAAGGGCTGGTGTTTTATGAGAGCGACCATCTGCCGGTCTACTACTTCCCGATGAGCGACGTGCGCGAGGAGTTCCTGCTGCCGAGCAGGACGACGACGGAGGACCCATTCAAAGGCACCGCGACGCATTATTCGCTGAACACCGGCATCACGCTGGTCGAGGATGGCGCCTGGCGTTATCTCGATCCGGTCAAAGGCTGCCCGCCGATTGCGGACTACATATCCTTCTACTGGCCGAAGATGACGCATTGGTGGGAGGAGGACGAGGAGATCTTCGTCCATGCCCGCGATCCGTTCCGGCGCGTTGACTGCCTGCCCTCCTCGCGGCGCGTGCAGGTGATCCTCGACGGCGAGCAGGTCGCCGACTCACGGCGCGGCGTCTTCCTGTTCGAGACCGGCCATCCGGTGCGCCACTATCTGCCGATCTCGGACACGCGGCTCGATATGTTCACGCCCAGCCGCTACATCTCGCGCTGCCCCTACAAGGGCATCTCCAACTACTACCATGTGACGACGCCAAAGAAGCGGCACGAGAACCTCGTCTGGTATTATCCCGAGCCGGTGCACGAGGCCGAGCGCATCAAGGGGCTGGTGTGTTTTCATCACGAGCTGGTCGACAAGATTCTCGTCGACGGGGTGGAGATCCCGAAAGAGGCTACGGCCGCTTCGGATGGCTATTTTTGA
- a CDS encoding homoserine dehydrogenase, with product MSHPQFAAELLQRAEKQGPITIGLAGAGQMGTDIVVQVALMPGMRIGAISEVRPQAAIEAALLAGHDRSDIVQASNAAAIDRAIEAGKIAVTEDLHALAAAGRIDVIIDATGNPNIGTLFALEVMKNGKHIVMLNVEADITIGRFLKEEARKAGVVYTGAAGDEPACTLEIIGFAKSLGFNIVAAGKGKNNPLNIDAVPADYEKEAAERNMNARMLVEFVDGSKTAIEMVAIANATGLVPDVPGMHGPTATLEELASVLCPREDGGVLHRKGVVDYSIGKGVAPGVFCIIETKHPRVLERMIDLKVGKGPYFTIFRPYHLTSLEVPLSAARAVVYRRADMEPLDHPVAEAVAVAKTNLGTGQSLGMIGENDYRGFAMTWEDARAKGVLPIGLAERAKVVKPIKAGDFLTYENCVPDDSMVITQIRRRLDQSDGRFVTNAA from the coding sequence ATGTCCCATCCGCAATTCGCAGCGGAACTCCTGCAGCGTGCTGAGAAACAAGGGCCGATCACGATCGGTCTCGCCGGCGCCGGGCAGATGGGAACGGACATCGTCGTTCAGGTAGCACTTATGCCCGGCATGCGCATCGGCGCCATTTCGGAAGTCCGGCCACAGGCGGCGATCGAAGCGGCACTTCTTGCCGGCCATGACCGCTCCGACATCGTGCAGGCAAGCAACGCGGCAGCCATCGACCGCGCCATCGAGGCCGGCAAGATCGCCGTCACCGAGGACCTGCATGCGCTCGCAGCCGCCGGCCGCATCGACGTCATCATCGACGCCACCGGCAATCCCAATATCGGCACGCTGTTCGCGCTCGAAGTGATGAAGAACGGCAAGCATATCGTCATGCTCAATGTCGAGGCCGACATCACTATAGGCCGCTTCCTGAAGGAAGAGGCGCGCAAGGCCGGCGTCGTCTACACCGGTGCTGCCGGCGACGAGCCGGCTTGCACGCTGGAGATCATCGGCTTTGCCAAGAGCCTCGGCTTCAATATCGTTGCCGCCGGCAAGGGCAAGAACAATCCGCTGAACATCGACGCGGTGCCGGCCGATTACGAGAAGGAAGCGGCCGAGCGCAACATGAATGCGCGCATGCTGGTCGAGTTCGTCGACGGCTCGAAGACGGCGATCGAGATGGTGGCCATCGCCAACGCCACCGGCCTGGTGCCCGACGTGCCGGGCATGCATGGCCCGACGGCGACGCTGGAGGAACTGGCCAGCGTGCTCTGCCCGCGCGAGGACGGCGGCGTGCTGCACCGCAAGGGCGTGGTCGACTATTCGATCGGCAAGGGTGTCGCGCCCGGCGTGTTCTGCATCATCGAAACCAAGCATCCGCGGGTCCTGGAGCGCATGATCGACCTCAAGGTCGGCAAGGGCCCCTATTTCACGATCTTCCGTCCCTATCATCTCACCAGCCTCGAGGTCCCGCTGTCGGCAGCGCGGGCCGTGGTCTACAGGCGCGCCGACATGGAGCCTCTCGACCATCCGGTGGCGGAGGCGGTGGCGGTCGCCAAGACCAATCTCGGCACCGGGCAGTCGCTCGGCATGATCGGCGAGAACGACTATCGCGGCTTCGCCATGACCTGGGAAGACGCGCGCGCCAAGGGCGTGTTGCCGATCGGGCTTGCAGAACGCGCCAAGGTGGTGAAGCCGATCAAAGCCGGCGACTTCCTGACCTATGAAAATTGTGTACCCGACGATTCGATGGTGATAACCCAGATCCGCCGTCGTCTCGACCAGTCGGACGGGCGGTTCGTAACCAACGCGGCCTAA